Within the Maribacter sp. BPC-D8 genome, the region CGGACGGTACTAACGAAGCGGAAGAATTGATCAGACGTGTGGATGTAGTTGAGACCTTGACTGATTTCAACGCTCCTGATTCGGATGTGAACCTTGCACTTTTGGAGGATGCGGTTTTAGGCGGTAGTGTGACCGGTGGCAGGGGCACTATGGAAGCTATATTGTACGATCCCGTTGCGGACGATTATTATACGCCTACGCGGTTCAACGAGTACGGCGTCGGACGTTATGATAACCTGGGCCGTCCCGGGGCGGACGACGGTTTCCTTTGGCAGGTGGACTGGTCTGCTGCCAAGCGTGTGAACTATATCACCTTTGGCGGAACGTATCCCAACCAGCCTCAGCCGAATTCGATGTGGCGTATATCCTATCTTCGCAACGGTACCTGGACGGTATTGGAAGAAGGCAAGGGCGGCTGGATCGATTCCGGCATATACGAGTGGGGCGGTCCCGGTCAATATCCTATCGAGGCTGAAGCGCTACGTGTACAGGTGTACAGCGACGGTAACAATGACCTGGTAAGTATCCATTTACGTGGGCGCGGCGGTATATCGCAATATGTCGACGACAGCGGAACGGCCACCAAGGCCACATTGATACAGTATCTTCCGGTATCGTCCCAGACTTCAAAGTCGATTGGAGGGCATATTAACAATATGATTATTTACCCCAACCCGGCAGACATTGAAACAACTTTAAGTTTTGATCAACCAACAACGGTAGGTACAATACAAATATTCGATGTAACTGGAAGATTGGTACAAACGATCAATGGTGGACTAATAGATGAAAGAGGTGCTCCTGTAAATGTTCAGGAAATGCCTGATGGAGTTTATTTTGTAAAGACGACTGATGCTTCAGGAATCGAGTTCCAACAACAAATGTTAATTCAGCGACAGTAAAGTTAATCAACTAGATAAAACAAAAAAGGAGACCAAATAGGTCTCCTTTTTTTATAAAATAGTATTGAAGTTTATTCCTCCATAGAATGATATACATTCTGTACATCATCATCTTCTTCTAATTTTTCTAGAAGCTTTTCAACATCTGCGGCTTCTTCTTCGGTAAGTGCTTTTGTTACTTGTGGTATTCTTTCAAAACCTGATGATAATATTTCAATTTCACGGTTCTCTAATTCTTTTTGTAGTGCTCCAAAACTTTCAAAAGGGCCATAAATTAGTATTCCGTCATCATCAATGAAAACCTCTTCAGCTCCAAAATCAATTAACTCTAATTCTATTTCTTCAGGGTCTAAACCTTCAGCTGGTATTCTAAAATTACAAGTATGATCAAACATAAATTCTACGGATCCTGATGTACCCATATTTCCATTACATTTATTAAAATAACTTCTAACATTCGCTACTGTTCTAGTATTGTTGTCAGTTGCAGTTTCAACTAATATAGCTATACCGTGTGGCGCATATCCTTCAAAAAGAACTTCTTTATAATCACCAAGACTTTTGTCACTTGCTCTTTTAATGGCGCGTTCCACATTGTCTTTTGGCATGTTTACAGACTTTGCATTCTGTATAACAGCTCTTAAGCGTGAATTGGAATCTGGATCTGGTCCGCCTTCTTTTACGGCCATCACAATATCTTTGCCTATACGAGTAAAGGCTTTGGACATTGCTGACCATCTTTTCATTTTACGTGCTTTTCTAAATTCAAAAGCTCTTCCCATGGTAAATTATTTTAAACAAATGTACAAAAACGGTCAATGTTCAGAAATCAATAAATTGAATTTCATCAATAACCTTTTCTATCTGTAATTAGTATCGATTATTAAAATTCACTTTCTATTATATCTTCAATCGTTCTGGCTAAAACAAAATCTTTTTCGGTAACACCATTAGCATCATGGGTGTTTAGACGAATATTTACTGTATTGTAAACATTGCTCCAATCTGGGTGATGACCTTGCGCCTCGCATTCAAAGGCTATACGTGTCATTACCGAAAATGCTTCTTTAAAATTTTTAAATTCAAAGGTGGTCTCTATGGCGCCATCCACATATTCCCATCCGTCAAGTTGACCTAAATAGTCCGCTATTTGCTGGTCAGTAAATTTTTCTATTTCTTTCATAGTGGTTACTAATTTAAAACATGATGATCAATTATATCTTGAAAAGTAAACTGTAAATTTTTAGGTAATTTATTAGTCTTTGGTAAGACTGCCAAATACCTGTCTTCATTAGTAGTATAAACCCTTTTTATTATGGGATTAAAATTACCTACACGTTCTAAAACTTCTTTTATAAAATCTTCATGATGCGTTAGGTCATTGCTTCCTAGATGGTAAATACCCGTTTTGTTTCTATTGATAAGGTAATGAATTTGTTGAGTAAGCTTATCATCATTGGTGACATTTAATATCAAATTAGGGAATACGTCTACAGGTTCATTTGCTAGAATAGCTTTTTTCATGTCTTTAACTCTAGGGGAACTATTGCCGAATACCATAGGTACTCTTAAGATAGCCATTTTATCTTTCGGCAACCTGAGCAGCATATTTTCAATTTTTATTTTTAGTCTACCATATACACTTTCAGACAAAGTC harbors:
- a CDS encoding YebC/PmpR family DNA-binding transcriptional regulator; its protein translation is MGRAFEFRKARKMKRWSAMSKAFTRIGKDIVMAVKEGGPDPDSNSRLRAVIQNAKSVNMPKDNVERAIKRASDKSLGDYKEVLFEGYAPHGIAILVETATDNNTRTVANVRSYFNKCNGNMGTSGSVEFMFDHTCNFRIPAEGLDPEEIELELIDFGAEEVFIDDDGILIYGPFESFGALQKELENREIEILSSGFERIPQVTKALTEEEAADVEKLLEKLEEDDDVQNVYHSMEE
- a CDS encoding 4a-hydroxytetrahydrobiopterin dehydratase, yielding MKEIEKFTDQQIADYLGQLDGWEYVDGAIETTFEFKNFKEAFSVMTRIAFECEAQGHHPDWSNVYNTVNIRLNTHDANGVTEKDFVLARTIEDIIESEF
- a CDS encoding sugar nucleotide-binding protein, with amino-acid sequence MKLDTKKILILGGSGFIGNAIYKELCNYFDTYGTYCHAANSYSSNKQFVHYNLEEDDIVEVLEEIKPQVIVSALRGNFAALVIAHNHIAEYITKEDCKIYFISSANVFDTYSKYPSYEMDKTLSESVYGRLKIKIENMLLRLPKDKMAILRVPMVFGNSSPRVKDMKKAILANEPVDVFPNLILNVTNDDKLTQQIHYLINRNKTGIYHLGSNDLTHHEDFIKEVLERVGNFNPIIKRVYTTNEDRYLAVLPKTNKLPKNLQFTFQDIIDHHVLN